GCAAGCAGCTTGAGTTTTTTGTTTCCAGGCATCGTTGGTACACTCACTTATGCCAATAAAAGATCGATTGTCTGGGAAAAAGTGTTGTGGTTAAGTGTTGGGATTATTCCGGCAGCGCTACTCGGGGCGCGTGTAAATACCCATCTCAATACGGACGTGCTGGTCTTGATCGTGGCTGGATTGATCGCTTTTTCCGGGATAAATGTGTTTATCAATCGTCAGAATGAATCCGGAGTCATACCCGATTTCAGAAAACCGTTGTTGATACTTATCGGTGCTTTGGTTGGCTTCGGTTCATCCTTAACCGGGACGGGAGGGCCGGTTCTTTTGGTGCCAATCCTGATAACTTTGCATTACCCGGCGTTAAAATCAATCGGCATCAGTCAGGCTATTCAACTGCCGATTGCCCTCTTTGCAGTGATTGGCTTTTGGCTCTATGGTCAGATCGATCTGGGATTGGGGTTGCACCTGGGAAT
Above is a genomic segment from candidate division KSB1 bacterium containing:
- a CDS encoding sulfite exporter TauE/SafE family protein, whose amino-acid sequence is ASSLSFLFPGIVGTLTYANKRSIVWEKVLWLSVGIIPAALLGARVNTHLNTDVLVLIVAGLIAFSGINVFINRQNESGVIPDFRKPLLILIGALVGFGSSLTGTGGPVLLVPILITLHYPALKSIGISQAIQLPIALFAVIGFWLYGQIDLGLGLHLGIAQAAGAYIGAQIAHRLPIVQLRRLVAIALIGVGAMMIWQIVV